The Quercus lobata isolate SW786 chromosome 9, ValleyOak3.0 Primary Assembly, whole genome shotgun sequence region ATGTTCTTGTAGTTTATGGCTTTTTTGTATGGTAGCAATCTAGGTTGATCAGTGAAGCGGCTTTGAAACCTGAGGTATAACTGTAGGAAAGCAGTATTGCTATTGGAAAGTAAGTGTAGTTTTAAGAAATAGGTGCGGTGACTACTCTTTTTGGGTTCTAGAGTGTATAATGTATTCATAATTGGAATCCTCACTAGTTTGTTGAGAATTTATAGCTCGGCCCAAAAGTTGGAAATAAAGCTTGATTGTTGTCATTGTCCATGAGAATTTGACAACATGATAAATTGTAATGGATTCAACCATCATGTGCGTTTTCTATAACTTTTGGTCACTTTGGTTGATTTGCAATgctaattgaaaaataaatctaaatctATATAGTATTTAAAAGCtaaaacataatatttattattactacatTTTTGTTGAGTCACATTAATATAGTATTTTGGTCTACTTTAGTCTAATATGGTTTATTCAATCCATTTTATACTAATTAGACcttgatttgttttgtaggttgctttttagtttttggattaaaactttattttattttattttcttaatttttgggttgaaaagtctgaaatttattttatttgagccaaactctttaattttggactaaaaaatacaaactaagcattagaaattagagatataACCTTGAAaggcaataaaaatgataaatatttagAGTATTATCTTAAAATATAAGTTTCAATAATATATGCATTATACacttatttttagaaagaaaaaaaaatgctacaattctaaacttatataataatttaaacttaaagtgATACGTTACATGTATTTTATGAAATAAGGGTGTACATATTccatttataataatattataattatgtaatttttttattaaattatgtttttcatatatatatatatcactatgTATTATTgttaaatgcaaaatatattatatattctattatataaaacttataaaatagaaaatacttttaaataacaaactattttaacctacaaattttatattatatttttataaaataattatattacacTTTCACACGCATAGGGATTTTGGCTAGTATACCAATAAAATTTGACCAGCCTGAGCAATTTGAACTGGTACAAACTGGATGCTCATCAAAATGATAATTTTCATAAGCTAATGAAATATAAAGGGAAAAGGCAAAACACAATTGGTAAATCTATAGAATGTGTCATTGCCATAGAATTCCATTAGAAATTGCTACTGGTTAAGTGCACGTTCTTAAGTTTCATCACAGGCACAACTACGCTTACCAAATAATTAGGACACCACAAGTCAGAAGCCCTAAAATAAAGAGAAACTTCAGCACAATCAAATTAATCACATTAAACCATTATAGGACCACATACCTAGAGTTCATTgttgaaataaaaagaagaccCTGCTCAAATTTTTATTACGATATTCAACAATGCTAGAGCTCCAaatacgagagagagagagagagagagagagagctagcaAAGCTACTGATATAACCAATCATTGTGACTCAAACAGCAATCTTTGATGCTCCTCTACTTGCAATGGTTTTAGTTTAGAAAGATTCTTATGATAGAAATCTCAGTGATCCATTCAAggttaaaaaattatcaactcaAGTCTGCTTcacaaaacattttaaaatttcatttaaatcacTTGTTTCTCTGATCTATTGATCTTGGGGCTCATGTAAAAGTTTGGATCTCTGAAAAACCTAGAAATGATTTCTGCCTTGTCAGCTGAAAGATCTGTGTTTTGCAGAATATATTCCTTTGATGCCTTTGCAATTGCCTCAATGGAACCAATAGCTTGATTAAGCTGAAGAGAAATGTCAAAATGACAATGTCTTAAAAACCTCAATGATTAAATCACATGACTAAATCAATGCAAGATATTCTTAGATAATGTCAGGCCCATCATATGCCAGGCTATATTGCAGGAATTAGCCTGACAAAATCCTTTAATAAGCTGTATGGACTTTTATGGGTCATTAACCATAATTTCTTTTACTGACTACTTGATGTGAAATCAAGGTCTCATGGTGGAGATGCTATGTGAATCAATTAAACAGAAAGGTAGGCTTAGTTGTCAAGAGACTGCGTTTAGTTTCTAGAACCAATGTATTTTCAAGTTTCTTAAACAGGATTTGTTCAGATTTGGTTGCCAGTGCTTATGCAAAGCAGATTGCAAGAATATGGGGTAAGGGCCACGTCCACTCCCCACCCATTGGACAATTAATAGATTTATGGTGAAAAATTCCattataaatttcaaactaTTCAGATTTGTCcataatataatgaaaaataattagagTTCAAAACATTTCCAGTATTTGAGACAATTAGCATAGTGTAGTGTATGACAGGACAGATGTATCATGTATGTAACTGTAtcatttttttggggtcaaaacTGAAAATGTGAACAAATCAACATATTAATTGTTAAGAATTGTAAAACACCTTACATGATCCAATAAGATTACAACTTTGAAGTTCTCACAGAATGATGAATGGATGCAAGTAAGAGGGGGAAAAACAACAGAGTTGAACTAGTTTTGTATAGGGTAGAGAATTACCGCATTTGCATCATGATTTTCTATGCCTGGTATGGATGTAAGCACTCTGAGGAAAACGTCCATTGCCTGCACTGATTGTTTCCTCTTTACAGACAAGAAAAGATAAGCACATATACACAGGTgcattttgaagaaaataataattaatattgttaatatTCATACTGAATTTATAAGTGCAAAATTAAAGCATGTAAATAATTCTAATCAACTGACCTCAGCCTTTAATTTTGTTATGACATCCTGTCGTTTGCATACTGCAATTCATATGGTTACTTAGGGAAACTACTTGGAAGAATCCATTGAAGTGATCATTAGAGGATAAGCTCTTACCCCCACGAGAGAGAGCTATCTTGACTATCTTCTCAAAGCCCATTTCTAAGTCTTCTACTGGCACAAATGTTGGCTTACCAAGCTCCATTCCATATCTATCACAAAGTGAGACAACAAGCTCTTTCATATCACTCAAGCATCCAAAAAGTCAATTTGGACATGAGTTTCATATGACTCACTTGAAATAGGAGTGAACAAACAATTCATTTTGTTCCTTGGTTGGGAGGACGACAACAACATAGAGGTGTGCAAATTGCCCCTTCAGTTTCTGGACTCTGCAAAAAATGAATCAGATTAAAAATTGCACCAAGTAAGAGGGTCACTAAAAAACGGCGACAGTTTGGTTACCTGCTGAACACTGGTGAGATGCATTTGCTATCCAAGTTTGTCACAAATATGAATGCCACCGACAAACCCCCACAGTTGAAAATAAAGTCCTTCAAACAAAACCACACAATTGAGTGAAGACCCAGCTTAACATAGAAGACAAGCAATTAAGTAGAATGCACATACTGGGGCAATTGGGACAAAGTTGAGACGGAAAGCATTTGCACTGAGGAAGGAGGAGATAAAATTGATGAAAGACGGGTGTTGATCATCTCTCCAAGTGGTGCTCATCATACAAACCCCACTACCACCTGCAGTAATAAAGCAAAAATCATTGCCTCACACTCCCCCATTTCAAAAACACGTAAGTAAATGCCACCTTAAATGTTTAACGCAGTTCACACTTCACAGTGATCAGCTTCAAATCCCTAGAATCTCTATACATTCATACAACTAAAGATGATGTTTACAACAATAATTGATCCTCCATGAATTGAATCAAagtttctaatatatatatatatacacagtaATGACATTGAGCTTAAGAAGCCAGCAAATAAGAAGTATCACAATCTCAAACATTCATACATTGACATTGAAATGTTTAAAGCATATCACAGTGATCAGCTTCAAATCCCCAGAATCTCCATACATTCATACATCTAAATATGATATTTACAACAATAATTGATCCTCCATGAATTGAAACGaaatttctaatatatatatatatatatagacacacacagtAACAACATTGAGCTTAAGAAGTCAGCAAATAAGAAGCATATCACAATCTCAAACATTCATACAATGACATTGAAGTGtttaaagcatatatatatcATAGTGATCAGCTTCAAATCCCCAGAATCTCCATACATTCATACATCTAAATATGATATTTACAACAATAATTGATCCTCCATGAATTGAAACGaaatttctaatatatatatatatatatatatatatatatagacacacagtAATAACATTGAGCTTAAGAAGTCAGCAAATAAGAAGCATATCACGATCTCAAACATTCATACAATGACATTGAAATGTTCAAAGTATATCACAGTGATCAGCTTCAAATCCCCAGAATCTCCATGCATTCATACATCTAAAGAtgatatttacaaaaataattgacCCACCATGAATTGAAACgaagtttctaaaattaatatatatatatatatagcaacgaaaaataaataatttcctaGAATGCTTTAGCTATAAAAGGCATTGAAATTTCCAGAAAGGTTAACCACTCCCTAAAAGTGAAAGAATTGTACAAAATTATGTGTGAGAAATTTACTACCATTACAAAAGCCTCTTTAGATTTTGACTTCGCTAAAATTGTAATACTCAAatgataattttctttattactttgctagaatacacacacacacattaaaaGTCATTTTATTTCAAGGCAAtcataaagaaaattataatcaagttctgaaaattttatactttttttttcagatatttaaaacttttaaagtGCGAATATTCTGTAAAAAAATAGTTACAGGATCAAAAAGCAACAAATCTCCGTTTGGTTCCTAAGAAATTCAACAAACTAATAAATTACTTGGTAAATTTGTAAAGCACAAATACTACGATTCAAATaaacttcatcttcttctcatTACGCCAATTTTCTcagaaaccaaacaaaagaCAATGTCTGTTTGGTAGCTGAGAAAACCTGAAATAGAACGAACTGaagtttcaaattcaaaaaactatagctattttgttctttcattcatatatatatatatatatatatatagttttttctGGTTCTAAGGCTTGTGAGGACAAAACCTAAAGCAAAtgcaattaaattttattgggctattattcatttatttatttacaattttcagatactgaaatataattttaagtttGAATATTCCGCGAAGAATTAGTTACATAATCAAAAAGAAACAAGTCTCCATTTGGTTCCCAAGAAATTGAACAACCTAATAAGTTACTTGGTAAATTTATCAAGCATAATAACTACAATTCAAAtaaacttcattttcttctcattATGCCAATTTTCTCAGAAACCAAACGGAAGGTAATGCTCTGATTTTTGAATTCGAAAACCTCTATatagctaatatatatatatatatatatattttttttttctggttctAGGTTTTGTGAGgagaaaaactaaaacaaatgcaataaaatttaaacaaaggaaaagagaaaacgaAGAAATAGTGAAATGTGAGGGAAAGAGAACCAGAGGTTGTGGCTTTGGATGGATTTTGAGCCGTCGGATCTCTGTATCTTGCTTCCAGATTCGCCATTTTTGTGAAGCTCAAGCGAaaattctagagagagagagagagagagagagagagaagcggGAAAATGAGCTTTTTGGTTTGTGCATTCAAATGGTTGTTTAAATACGAATCTTTatgctttcattttatttacgGAACTGCCAGATATTTTTGTAACAGTTAATTTGTTTTGGAAGCGATATTATTCCGCCGTAAAAGTGATGAAGTCGTCTCCAAAGACTAAATGCAAATTTGCAAtacaatttttcctttttcttccaaatttttttgacattatattatttttgaatgCTTTTTTTGCTTTGAAATTATTACTAGTGGCTGTATAACAATATGTAAGCCTTGGAATATGATAatcaattctaatttttttttccagcaaaTCGTGTTGTCTCATCTTCAAcatattcatcaaaataaaggttttattttccattttagatgcaatttttttggatgaattcaTAGCAAATGCaaacaattttctttatattttttaaaataacaaatgagGTCTTTTTATTGATCTATAGCAACGTTGATATGCAtgtgtttatttgtaattttttactaaCAGATTTGACAACAAATAACATGTAATACAAAATGCCAAATGGTATGGAacattatttgtttattcatttttcttttccttctataTATGATTAgtctaaaataattaaaaacaatttagaaaaaaatttaaaacttgtaaGTAGATAATGGTAGATATGTAAGAAATGTAAGAATACTCAAATGGCATGAATCAGtatttatttgtttccttttttttccccttctgtTATATCTAATAACATTTAGTCTACCACTTTGGTTAGTTCGGTCGAtgttggtccaatttggtctaatTCGGTTCATTTCAAATAGCAACTATGCAAATCCTGTGAAAattagtgtttttatttttattttttttataataatttttattatggaaaaaCCTATTTTCTGTCAATTAACCATCGGgctatctttaagctcttggcTAGAAGGGGAAAATCAACGTAGAGAAACAAGGGATGGCAATTaatattatgagatttttttttgggttgagaatcTTATGAGCAAAACTTTGAATTAGCAGTCAGCACTTAATTGAAAAGCACATAAGTTTTGTCacagatattaaaactttatttGCTCTAATCCGTTTTGTCACGGATATTTAAACTTTATAATGGATATAtgtagattcttttttttttttttttttggagaatcgaATCATGAATAAGTAGATTCAAATATTAATTCCAACACAAAAGAGAGCGAAAAAAGATAGGAGATGAATTAGAAATTTAATAAGAATTAAACTATAACCATGCTTCTTTATTTTATCATGTAGTACTAATTTGTAGatgatacatttaaaaaaaaaaaaaaaatcaaaatttcatatattttttatttaattaaggctGTGTTTATTTCGGGTGTAAATAAAATTGAGATAATATTTTACACCCTTGCGTGTGTTTGGATGCATGggtaaaataaagtaaaattgaaaatagaaaagtttgattgTAAAATATGCCCATTGATCCATAAAATAGGTTATACAtctattttactttcaaacaaTTTCCAAACTCACACAAGccaagagatagagagagttaGTCACGCCAAGCCCATTCCGAGAAGGAAGGAGAGGGTACTGCGGGTGAAGTCCAGAACCTGCCCCCCGACCCAAAGCCCCGCCTCTGTGCTTGAAGCTTGTCATCATTCAAAGCTCTAGATTGCCATCACCTAAAGCTTGTCATCGTTCGAAGCTCTAGATTGCAGCTTGTTGTCGCCGCCGCCCTATAACTCGTCTCCTCCACCTCTCGATCTCATCGCCACCACCTCTAAATCGACCCCCCTTGATCAGATCTCTATTTCTTTGCACTCTTTCATCCTCCCTCTCTTAGTTTCACCGAGTTTGAGAGTTTAAggattggttttattttgatttttgtttcttttaagtttatatattgaaattttttattataaaatttgtttggaatttGAGAAAATGAccgagaaaatgtgagaaaaataacattttcagaatgttaccaaacacttaaaaatattttacaatacaatttttaaaatgcaactaaacacttgaaaatattttcacttgaaaatattttagactTGGAAAATTGTTCACATGTTGCGAAACATAGCCTAAGTAACATATTACAATTTAGAAGACAGATGCTCATGCAATTGTTAATGTTACAATTTCAATTGTTATTTACTAATTGGGCAAAGCCAAAGCCTTTATCTTGTTCTACTCAAAATCCTTTAAAACATCCTGTATCATAAGCATTGGAATGGAAATAAGTCAGCATTGTGgaagaataataaaaagtataaaaattgaCTAGCTTCAGAATTTAAAATCGTTAGCAAGTAAAACCATTCCATTTTTTCCCCATCTTAATATACCAAAATTTTGCGATATTCCCAGTTTTGGGTTCAGCAACATGAATGTACGTACCCCACAAGCTCAATAATATTTATGCAATGGCATTGTATAGGTGACAACGTTTTTTTAGTTGGAAGAACTACTTCAACAATCCTCCCAataacctaataatttttctaagaGAAGAGTCATTTGGTcagataaaatttataaatcacaCAACTTTatgcaagaagaagaagaaatagcaCGTAAATTGAAGAACTGGCATGTATAGAACTAACTGAAACAATAGAAAACAATTAATTGGGATGAATCGTGTATTGTTTATTGTTTACATAAGCTGCTAAATTGCATACAACACAAAGAGGATGAGCAAATCCATGAATGAACCAGTAGCAATCTTCCAACAATCTGCCACTAGGCATCATTCAGTTCAATCTTTTACATTTTGTTACAAGCAATTAACAACCAAAGTGTTGAGTATTAATTTGAACAATAAGC contains the following coding sequences:
- the LOC115960942 gene encoding protein PARTING DANCERS-like → MANLEARYRDPTAQNPSKATTSGGSGVCMMSTTWRDDQHPSFINFISSFLSANAFRLNFVPIAPDFIFNCGGLSVAFIFVTNLDSKCISPVFSRVQKLKGQFAHLYVVVVLPTKEQNELFVHSYFKYGMELGKPTFVPVEDLEMGFEKIVKIALSRGVCKRQDVITKLKAERKQSVQAMDVFLRVLTSIPGIENHDANALNQAIGSIEAIAKASKEYILQNTDLSADKAEIISRFFRDPNFYMSPKINRSEKQVI